A genomic window from Anthonomus grandis grandis chromosome 4, icAntGran1.3, whole genome shotgun sequence includes:
- the LOC126735112 gene encoding trimeric intracellular cation channel type 1B.1 yields MDPEAFLDIANQVVKLKMFPYFDIAHCTLCALSVREDLGTGAQTFSRKHPLSCWLSYMLVVFAGGMVANGLLAEPILAPLKNTPQVLVATAVWYVVFYTPLDVGYKLAKFLPIKIIFSAMKEIYRCKKVYDGVTHAAKLYPNGYLIMIIIGTLKGNGAGFTRLMERLIRGVWTPTAMEFMQPSFYTKASLVASIIFILDRKTELISAPHALVYFGIVIFFVYFKLSSIILGIHDPFIPFENLMCALFFGGVWDSLAKIFGRGQIKEGEVKDVKKTN; encoded by the exons ATGGATCCAGAAGCATTCCTAGATATCGCCAATCAGGTGGTAaaactgaaaatgtttccatacTTTGATATTGCCCACTGTACACTGTGTGCTTTATCAGTCAGGGAAGATTTGGGAACCG GAGCCCAGACGTTCTCAAGAAAACATCCCTTGTCCTGCTGGCTTTCGTATATGCTTGTGGTCTTTGCAGGAGGTATGGTCGCAAACGGACTCCTTGCAGAACCTATTTTAGCGCCATTGAAAAACACTCCTCAGGTTTTGGTTGCTACTGCCGTttg GTATGTAGTTTTCTATACACCCCTCGACGTAGGGTACAAATTAGCAAAATTCCtaccaattaaaataatcttcTCTGCCATGAAAGAAATCTACAGATGCAAAAAAGTTTACGACGGAGTCACACATGCCGCCAAACTGTACCCTAATGGATACCTCATAATGATCATTATCGGTACGCTCAAAGGTAACGGAGCTGGTTTCACCAGACTTATGGAGAGACTCATACGCGGCGTATGGACTCCCACTGCCATGGAATTTATGCAACCTAGTTt ctacACTAAGGCTTCATTGGTTGCTTCCATAATCTTCATACTTGACAGGAAAACTGAATTGATCTCAGCTCCCCATGCATTGGTCTACTTCGGAATTGTTATTTTCTTCGTATATTTCAAGCTGTCTTCTATTATCTTAGGAATTCATGATCCTTTCATTCCTTTCGAAAACCTCATGTGTGCCCTCTTCTTCGGGGGTGTTTGGGACAGCTTAGCGAAGATATTTGGTAGGGGCCAAATCAAAGAAGGAGAAGTGAAGGATGTCAAAAAGACTAATTAA